The Triticum aestivum cultivar Chinese Spring chromosome 3A, IWGSC CS RefSeq v2.1, whole genome shotgun sequence genome includes a region encoding these proteins:
- the LOC123060855 gene encoding uncharacterized protein isoform X2 translates to MSCCGGSCECGSSCRGAQCGEQSIDSLYGHDDIHGLDYWAKKRADYLSSEPPDVVFVKLIHEVLFTARKSRMESSGTTARRRAAHLKILLLHGDADPEVPYETSIWYAEFLRTSGFSVDFRTFNGLQHFWTYREMDYVKQWLRPRIAVPRITMPRHHGRL, encoded by the exons ATGTCGTGCTGCGGAGGCAGCTGCGAGTGCGGCAGCAGCTGCAGGGG GGCTCAGTGTGGGGAACAATCCATTGACTCATTGTACGGCCATGATGACATCCACGGCCTGGATTACTGGGCTAAGAAGCGCGCGGATTATTTGTCGTCAGAGCCACCTGATG TAGTATTTGTTAAACTCATACACGAAGTCTTGTTCACGGCCCGGAAGAGCAGGATGGAGAGCTCAGGGACGACTGCTCGCAGGAGAGCCGCTCATTTAAAAATCCTGCTCTTGCATGGAGACG CTGATCCTGAAGTACCATACGAAACCAGTATATGGTACGCTGAGTTTCTGCGAACCTCAGGCTTTTCAGTGGATTTTAGAACCTTCAACGG ACTGCAGCATTTTTGGACGTACCGTGAGATGGATTATGTCAAGCAGTGGCTCCGCCCTAGGATCGCAGTGCCCAGAATCACAATGCCCAGACACCATGGAAGGCTGtag
- the LOC123060855 gene encoding uncharacterized protein isoform X1, translating to MHVHRSPLPVATQRGCLLQLCFSQVFSRLFLGRHHHYLCLKLNRAQCGEQSIDSLYGHDDIHGLDYWAKKRADYLSSEPPDVVFVKLIHEVLFTARKSRMESSGTTARRRAAHLKILLLHGDADPEVPYETSIWYAEFLRTSGFSVDFRTFNGLQHFWTYREMDYVKQWLRPRIAVPRITMPRHHGRL from the exons ATGCATGTTCATCGATCCCCTCTTCCCGTGGCAACACAGCGCGGATGCCTGTTGCAGCTTTGTTTCTCCCAAGTTTTTTCTAGGCTGTTTCTGGGACGACATCACCATTACCTTTGTCTGAAATTGAACAGGGCTCAGTGTGGGGAACAATCCATTGACTCATTGTACGGCCATGATGACATCCACGGCCTGGATTACTGGGCTAAGAAGCGCGCGGATTATTTGTCGTCAGAGCCACCTGATG TAGTATTTGTTAAACTCATACACGAAGTCTTGTTCACGGCCCGGAAGAGCAGGATGGAGAGCTCAGGGACGACTGCTCGCAGGAGAGCCGCTCATTTAAAAATCCTGCTCTTGCATGGAGACG CTGATCCTGAAGTACCATACGAAACCAGTATATGGTACGCTGAGTTTCTGCGAACCTCAGGCTTTTCAGTGGATTTTAGAACCTTCAACGG ACTGCAGCATTTTTGGACGTACCGTGAGATGGATTATGTCAAGCAGTGGCTCCGCCCTAGGATCGCAGTGCCCAGAATCACAATGCCCAGACACCATGGAAGGCTGtag